The following proteins are co-located in the Besnoitia besnoiti strain Bb-Ger1 chromosome Unknown contig00007, whole genome shotgun sequence genome:
- a CDS encoding uncharacterized protein (encoded by transcript BESB_072570) — translation MATPSSCSGFPASRPAPSAAPLGSPTPLHSLASDGPPRTAADSDTRGAFFASPEETGFFSPPEASKRDAASPSRSVSLPASASGAQCEDPLRAAACWVHSVSLLGKQPPLSGGAFRTRRQQEAFRVFLQLRPFVKFSLFLYLLLAFFEAPDPQAHVHQTSQASADPPEPTSAPSSAGRSSFAAHQSFAASSRSAFLSSARDVVLPPPSAAASALLAHVAAPTPPSPLVSAGEASLLSLSESLQPGEDSYAILTEQRALEPSWLLARPSAPSTGSSRPWLPSQLHAAPASVFLVASVEPHAPEETTRSRDTWRADERQEREGEEEEKGRRRVAESAGGDSDAAVYVGTDRQTRGREKCGRDEKRRAKYRPRWQRPVLAFVAQTPRWRASSDERGDDSESPHCRAPPEYSPESSPRASSSASGSASCGVSSPSCALSASSSPASAPEAEDVQAMADRGRRMEAPFSFVSAVSRSLSSGDGGGRGGRRPLPAFPFAPYPSSLRPAPSPPAFLAELDPWWRSAVIVALSFVCLCVLLLAAVLECIFRGGDEAGLRESCLDEGTIAFAPKTCPTKAVLALDEGGRQQTGVPGALVSLLSSQPYSLLLVLVCCIVSLLDLLRTAFLLLAPEAAELQMRGPGGGPAEGRLAALLPIGKILHALDYRPGVAARLARPLLLALFYYPVISMLLRIVRTLPKVRTIILAALLSVLLFDWLGVILFAGTSGHDEFHSFQSGCISLLLVVTTVRLPQVLLRGYTVHEVAVLFIVVFYLLTAVLLGLFAAAFYTAYRDGDLADRRQQLTLSARYVNRAFDLLVAAQRREKLGQPLPPLSPLPFPLAPSSAAPVDPGVPAPGEASAISLATWRAFYQRFAALPGRPHFETGAEEDSEPVPRVRRSSAAWPARPEFLVSAPSASSAPSASSAPSASSAPSASSAPSASSSSLFASASSSASRLSSSSPQVVSYPSSEAEGEPAASGGPSQLGAEDRASGAVSALAPPASSLDARLCSEASGSLPPPFFFSLEDSHSSAVASLRAVAAASPGASAARSETPPRTSHVATLSPPLSHVLCSAGASSISFASPLSSPEGAEALRFGCTGAVPDVQDSEDNSVAGRDRGWGGDALESAPRRDTERRFGALVRAFWRSLVALLAPAPRRAGGGWGNVEAAPTLSRATPPEETDEDTRLLAEAEMEGGGGEGGVSRHEKAASRAERGDGECAGLACWRRGFSFPFFHVRDETRRKAGENVAAQLSSRSLGDSMKGAKCEEEDAEIFSLLRRGEAIPYHSQAALSRSQFERIVATLARYDAAKQEEEQRLWASSSCDSAVHRRLLNVVADVCVVASLILTYMQTRKFIRKASTLSGEEIESSPIDLAEGLPASCFGSVAGAYWLQNALSFLYLVSVVARIRLTSSLQRYTGFSLREKFDIVIGGSVMVLELACLWAGSASAFHPACTTETFDDLSRSLAFVRVLRGIRVCFRISPLRKMIVSLVAAVSALNTVLLVLVVIFCAYGTVGMELFGGIIKCDMEHLPPKGPDMEDPTDWGVLNFNDFFASLVTLFLLTVNGWDDSLKALVKHTSVFSCGAYFVSFYILTDTIILNLLVALVLEAYDQVASSTKGSSWRKVL, via the exons ATGGCGACCCCGTCCAGCTGCTCAGGATTtcctgcctcgcgccctgcgccctctgctgcgccgctcggTAGTCCGACCCCTCTTCACTCCCTCGCCAGCGACGGGCCTCCTCGCACCGCAGCGGACAGCGATACTCGAggggccttcttcgcgtcgcctgagGAGACGggttttttctcgcctcccGAAGCCTCAAaacgcgacgccgcgtctccctcgcggtctgtctctctccccgcctcggcctcgggCGCGCAGTGCGAGGATCCGCTACGGGCTGCAGCGTGCTGGGTCCAcagcgtctctcttcttggGAAGCAGCCTCCGCTGTCTGGTGGCGCCttccgcacgcggcggcagcaggaggCCTTCCGCGTGTTCCTTCAACTGCGTCCTTTCGTCAAGTTCTCGCTCTTTCTGTACCTCCTTCTCGCGTTTTTTGAGGCCCCAGACCCGCAGGCCCACGTCCACCAGACGTCGCAGGCCTCTGCGGACCCCCCCGAGCCGActtcggcgccttcctcggcggGTCGCTCTTCTTTCGCGGCCCATCAGTCGTttgctgcttcctcgcggtcTGCTTTCTtgtcctcggcgcgcgaTGTCGTCTTgcctcctccctcggcggccgcgtctgcgctgctcgctcacgtcgccgcccccaccccgccgtcgcctctcgtgTCTGCCGGTgaggcgtctctgctgtcgctATCAGAGTCGCTGCAGCCCGGCGAGGACTCGTACGCGATTCTGACCGAAcagcgcgcgctggagccctCCTGGCTGCTGGCGCGTCCATCTGCGCCCTCCACTGGGTCCTCTCGCCCTTGGCTTCCCTCGCAGttgcacgcggcgccggcctcagTCTTTTTGGTCGCCTCCGTGGAGCCGCATGCCCccgaggagacgacgcggtcgcgcgacACCTGGCGAGCTGACGAGAGACAAGagagggaaggagaggaagaagagaagggacGGAGAAGGGTCGCAGAGAGTGCCGGCGGGGATAGCGATGCCGCCGTTTACGTAGGGACGGATAGACAGACAAGGGGGCGGGAGAAGTGCGGAAGAgacgagaagaggcgcgcgaaatACCGACCCCGGTGGCAGCGTCCCGTCCTCGCGTTCGTCGCGCAAACACCGCGGTGGCGAGCGAGCTCGGatgagcgaggagacgactCAGAGAGCCCGcactgccgcgcgcctccggagTATTCTCCGgagtcttctccgcgcgcctcctcctcagcaTCCGGTTCTGCCTCGTGCGGCGTGTCTTCTCCATCTTGCGctctgtctgcttcctcgtcgccggcttCTGCCCCAGAGGCCGAAGACGTGCAGGCCATGGCAGaccgaggcagacgcatgGAGGCCCCGTTTTCGTTCGTGTCCGctgtctcgcgctctctaagctctggcgacggcggcggccgcggcggtcgccgcccgctgccggCCTTCCCCTTTGCACCGTAtccttcctcgctgcggcctgcgccttcgccgccggcgttccTTGCGGAGCTGGATCCCTGGTGGCGCAGCGCGGTCATTGTCgcgctctccttcgtctgcctctgtgtCCTGCTTCTTGCCGCAGTCTTGGAGTGcatcttccgcggcggcgacgaggccggcCTGCGGGAGAGCTGCCTCGACGAGGGCACCATCGCTTTCGCGCCGAAAACCTGTCCCACGAAGGCCGTTCTCGCGCTGGATgaaggagggcgacagcAGACCGGCGTCCCAGGGGCGCTCGTTTCGCTGTTGTCCTCTCAGCCTTactcgctcctcctcgttcTTGTTTGCTGCATCGTGTCGCTTTTGGATCTGCTTCGCACGgcctttctcctcctcgcccccgAGGCTGCAGAGCTTCAAATGCGTGGCCCAGGCGGCGggccggcggaggggcggctcgccgcgctgttGCCGATTGGGAAGATTCTCCACGCACTCGATTACAGACCAGGCGTCGCAgcgagactcgcgcggccgctgctgctcgcgctctTCTACTACCCAGTCATCAGCATGCTCCTGCGCATTGTCCGCACCCTTCCCAAG GTTCGGACGATTATCTTGGCGGCGCTCCTGAGCGTCTTGCTGTTCGACTGGCTCGGCGTGATTTTGTTCGCCGGGACGAGCGGCCACGACGAGTTTCACTCTTTCCAGAGTGGCTGCATCTCGCTTCTGCTTGTCGTAACGACcgtccgcctgccgcaggtgctgctgcgcggctaCACGGTCCACGAAGTCGCTGTCCTCTTCATCGTTGTCTTCTACCTCTTGActgccgtcctcctcggtctcttcgccgccgcatTCTACACTGCGTACCGAGATGGAGACCTTGCG GATCGCCGACAGCAGCTgacgctctctgcgcgctaCGTGAATCGGGCATTCGACCTCCTTGTCGCGGCCCAGAGGCGGGAAAAACTTGgtcagccgctgccgccgctttcacccctccccttccctctcgccccttcttcggcggcaCCCGTCGACCCCGGGGTGCCCGCGCCTGGCGAAGCGAGTGCGATTTCCCTTGCCACGTGGCGCGCGTTTTACCAACGCTTCGCCGCTCTGCCTGGGCGGCCGCACTTcgagacgggcgcggaggaggataGCGAGCCCGTCCCACGTGTGCGCAGGTCGTCTGCCGCCTGGCCGGCCCGCCCGGAGTTCCTCGTgtctgcgccctctgcgtcgtcggcgccctctgcgtcgtcggcgccctctgcgtcgtcggcgccctctgcgtcgtcggcgccctctgcgtcttcgtcttctctcttcgcttcagcctcttcttctgcttcgcgcctgagctcctcttcgccgcaggtCGTCTCGTATCCCTCGTCGGAAGCGGAGGGGgagcccgccgcgagcggggGTCCGAGTCAgctgggcgcggaggaccgggcgagcggcgccgtctccgcgctcgcaCCCCCTGCGTCCTCGCTTGACGCGCGGCTTTGctcggaggcgagcggctcactccccccccccttcttcttttcgctGGAGGACAGCCACTCGTCGGcagtcgcctctctgcgcgcggtcgcggccgcctcacCCGGCGCGTCGGCAGCTCGGAgcgaaacgccgccgcgcacctcCCACGTGGCTACActttcgccgccgctgtcgcacGTTCTGTGCTCTGCAGGAGCCTCTTCCatctccttcgcgtcgccgctctcctcgccggagggcgcggaggccctcAGGTTCGGCTGTACCGGCGCGGTGCCCGACGTGCAGGACTCCGAAGACAACAGCGTGGCCGGCCGAGACCGCGGctggggcggcgacgccctcgagagcgcgccgcgcagagataCGGAGCGAAGGTTTGGTGCGCTGGTGCGAGCCTTCTGGAGGTCCCTCGtggctctcctcgcgcctgcgccgcggcgggctggGGGCGGCTGGGGAAacgtcgaggcggcgcccactctctcgcgggcgacgccgcccgaggagacagacgaagatacgcggctgctcgcagaggcggagatggaaggcggcggaggcgagggaggtGTGAGCCGACACGAAAAAGCTGCAagcagagcggagagaggcgacggcgagtgcGCAGGGCTGGCATGCTGGAGGCGGGGCTTCTCTTTCCCTTTTTTTCACGTCAGAGATGAAACGCGCAGAAAGGCGGGTGAGAACGTCGCCGCACAGTtgtcgtcgcgctcgctgggCGATTCAATGAAGGGTGCGAAgtgcgaggaagaagacgcagagatcTTTTCCCTTCTGCGCCGTGGAGAAGCGATACCTTACCACAGCCAAGCCGCGCTTAGCCGGAGCCAGTTTGAGCGAATCGTCGCCACGCTGGCGCGCTACG acgcggcgaagcaggaggaggagcagcGTCTGTGGGCCTCGAGCTCGTGCGACTCCGCTGTGCATCGCAGACTCCTCAACGTGGTGGCAgacgtctgcgtcgtcgcctcgctcatTTTGACTTACATGCAG ACGCGGAAATTTATTCGGAAGGCGTCGACTCTGAGCGGCGAAGAAATCGAGTCGTCCCCCATCGACCTCGCAGAAGGCCTTCCTGCCTCGTGCTTCGgctccgtcgccggcgcatACTGGCTGCAGAACGCGCTCAGCTTCTTGTACCTTGTCTCTGTTGTGGCGCGGATTCGCTTGacctcctctctgcagcgttACACGGGGTTCAGCTTGAGAGAAAA ATTCGATATTGTCATCGGAGGCAGTGTGATGGTCCTCGAGTTGGCGTGCCTCTGGGCGggaagcgcctcggcgttccACCCCGCGTGCACCACTGAGACATTCGACGACCTCTCGCGGTCGTTAGCCTTCGTGCGCGTGCTCAGAGGCATCCGCGTGTGCTTTCGgatctcgcctctgcgcaaaATG AttgtctccctcgtcgccgctgtaTCCGCCCTGAACACAGTGCTCCTGGTGCTCGTGGTCATTTTCTGCGCTTACGGCACCGTGGGCATGGAGCTGTTTGGCGGAATCATCAAGTGCGACATGGAGCATCTGCCACCGAAGGGCCCCGACATGGAGGATCCGACAGACTGGGGTGTTTTGAACTTCAACGacttcttcgcttcgctggtcacgctcttcctcctcacgGTCAATGGGTGGGATGACTCTCTCAAG GCTCTTGTAAAGCACACGTCCGTCTTCAGCTGCGGTGCCTACTTCGTTTCCTTCTACATTCTGACGGACACCATCATCCTTAACCTGCTGGTAGCTCTTGTACTTGAGGCCTACGACCAG GTGGCTTCATCAACAAAGGGCAGCTCGTGGCGTAAGGTTCTTTAA